Genomic DNA from Candidatus Sphingomonas phytovorans:
GCGAACATCGACCCCCTCTGACGGGCCGCTTCGCAATTCCAGCGCCTGTGGTCCGGCGTCCGGCGAGGCGAGGACGTTCAGGCTAGGAATTCCCAACGCGCGGCACAATGTGGTGATCATCTTGAGATTGATCCCATTTGTCCGCTCTCGGTCGACGAACCGAGCTGTTGGCGTCTTCGGCCGGAAATCGATGGTCGAAACGGGCAAAGGCTCCAGATAATATTGGAAATGCGAGGAAGCACAGCCCGTCCGCTGCAAAGCCTCGTGTTGGGTTCGTGTCAGCGCCAGGAACCGGCAGGACACGAATCCTCGCCAGTCAGCCTCGGCGATTGGCGGAAAACTGATATCCGGCACGATGAACGTGCGCGCGAGTGCCAGTGGCTGAACACTTCGGACCAGCGCGTCAGCTTGCCAGAAGATATGGCGATCAAAACTGCTCTTTTTTGCCTCTCCCAGAAAACACTCATCGAGCATTTCGCTGCGGGAGAAAGAAAGTTCCGCCACCTCTCCCAAGCCACGGACAACTTTTACAAAGCCTTCCGGCGGCGGCGTATCATTGATACTGACGAGACAAAGCTTCAACATCAGATTCCCGTTGCGAGGATGGTGAATGGCACCGGGTTGCCGGATACGAAGCCAAAGATCTCTACCCTACAGCCCGTACGGGTCAGCGACCCCGACTTGAGGCGCCCGAAGGCGCCATCGCCCCCAACACCAACGATGACGTGCGGGGGCGACAGAAACGTACCGCCAGGGAAGGAAACTTCGCTTTCTCCCAAGTAGAAGCTGCCATGCGGGCGATTCGTCTTTGCACTGCCTGTAAAAGACATGCTTCTTTGCATCAGGGTGACGTTGCCGTTGCGATCGTGAATCGGACTGTCCGGGAAATTGCGGTATGCATTGTGACCGACTACTGCGTTCACACAAGCTGGCCCGATATCAATCGCGTTACCCTTCCTGCCGATCGCGTCGAACATCACCTCCGATACTGTCACGGTGTTGCCGCCGTTCAGCATAATACCCGTGCCGCCGATCGGAACGGCGATCATGCAGGACCGGATATTGACGTCATAGAAAGTCGTACCGCCATCGATGACCTCGATTGCGCGGGGGCAGTTGGAAAACTGTACACCTTCGATATTCACATAGGTGAATATGCTACGGTCTCCGGCAACTCGGTCAAGCAGGACGCCAGCTTGTGTCATATTCTCGATACTGATGACACTCATGAGCAAATCGCTGGTACCGGCATCTGTGTTACTGAGATTGCAATGATAACCGATTGTGCCACCGTTCAATTTTAGGTTCGTCAGCCTGAGGCCTCCTGAGGATCGTTGTAGGATACACGCCCCACCACCTCCATTGATGTAGCTGCCACTTATCGATGAGTCGCCTGAATCCGCGTTGGTCAGATTGGCGACTAAGATAGCCGCGTGGGCGCCTGAGCCGCCGATAAGTGTTGAATCGCGGAGTTTGAAATCGGAGCAGCGACGAAAATCGATGCCGACGAAATAATCGTAAAGACTGATCCGCTCGATCGAGGATGAGTAGTTAATAACGCCGGGTCCTGGATCAAAGACGATATAGGCACCACTCGTCCGCACGACGTTCGACGCCGTTCGGATGGTCAGATCGGATATCGTACAGGGTTCGTGACCCCTAAACAGGAGCATGTCGTCGGTCGCGTTCGCGATTTCCAGGCTCGTCGATCCTCTGCCGCTTCCGATGAGCCGAACGGGTTTCCCGCGATTGCTGACGGTGCTCGACAGTCGATAAGCGCCGGCCGGCAGGAAGACCGTGCCCCCGACCGCCGGAAGTTGGTCAAATGCACGCTGCAGCAACCGCGTGACGTCGGGCCGCGAATCTGACGATGGACTACCCGGAATGAGTTGGATCGACAGAAGTTCCTGCGCATTCGCCGTTCCCAGAATGGCTGGGCCGGCAGCTGCGATCAGGGTCCGTCGGTCGAGAGAATAAACCATCAGCAAGTCACCATCATCGGGGCTGGCTAGCACGAAAAGAGGCCCTGTTCATCCGCCGTGATTGCGAATCCTGTCGCGAGCGCAGCGCTGGAATTCGGACAAAACGGCAAGCGATTTAGGGGTGTACGCACGGAGGCGATGGCGGTAGCTGCAACGTGGTCGGTTGGGAGGTAGCGTGACAAAACAAGATGCCTTTAGCAATTTCGCGGTCGACGGCGCGTCGACGGTGCGCGGTACTCAGGCGTGTGTTTCCGTTGCGTCGATGCGTTCCCCATACGACATCTAAAGGTCGGGCACGTCGCTGATGCCGACTGGCAGGGTGTTCGCCGCAAGATACAATCCAGCTATGCGATGAGGCATATGTGACGAAGCCACTTTTCACGAT
This window encodes:
- a CDS encoding glycosyl hydrolase family 28-related protein; the protein is MLASPDDGDLLMVYSLDRRTLIAAAGPAILGTANAQELLSIQLIPGSPSSDSRPDVTRLLQRAFDQLPAVGGTVFLPAGAYRLSSTVSNRGKPVRLIGSGRGSTSLEIANATDDMLLFRGHEPCTISDLTIRTASNVVRTSGAYIVFDPGPGVINYSSSIERISLYDYFVGIDFRRCSDFKLRDSTLIGGSGAHAAILVANLTNADSGDSSISGSYINGGGGACILQRSSGGLRLTNLKLNGGTIGYHCNLSNTDAGTSDLLMSVISIENMTQAGVLLDRVAGDRSIFTYVNIEGVQFSNCPRAIEVIDGGTTFYDVNIRSCMIAVPIGGTGIMLNGGNTVTVSEVMFDAIGRKGNAIDIGPACVNAVVGHNAYRNFPDSPIHDRNGNVTLMQRSMSFTGSAKTNRPHGSFYLGESEVSFPGGTFLSPPHVIVGVGGDGAFGRLKSGSLTRTGCRVEIFGFVSGNPVPFTILATGI